GGCTCAGATTTCATACAGTTTGATGTCTCTCAAGATATTAAAAGAGTTTTTTCAGGATTTAGCTGTTGTTCTCTAAATCTGATGGCTGTTTACTTTTAAGCATGACCTGAAGGCGGCGTTTGATGTCACCATTGTCCTGATGACGGGCTAAGGTTTTGGTGTTAAAGGCGGCATATTTTTTGTTAGTGTTCCAGCTTTTCCACACTTCATCAGGGTCAATGCAATAAGCATAAACACTACCTGCACCTAGCCTAATTTTTAAAACAACATTGTTTTCATCAAGCCATTTTGTTGCTCTCTGAACTGAACGAACACTAACATTTAATTCATCAGCAAGTAGGTCTTGAGAGGCAACTACAGCACCTGTTCCTGGCTCAATGTGTTTAGCCAGAAACATATATAGTTTTGCAGCTAATGGATATTCTTCAATGATTGCAATTACTCTATCAAAACCTTTTGGATACATCTGAGCAAAGTTTTTATTTTTCTTCTTATCTTTACTATCCTTTTCTTCGCTCAAACGGTCATCAACCAATTGTATAAAGCGTTGTAGGCGTTCTTCTGTCGTGGAAACTGCAATATTCATATTGCCCCTTTGCTATCTACTAACGACAAATAATGTCCGGTGTATCTGCCAAACCAGTCGTATTTTACGACACCATAGGCGTAATATAAAACAATCATGTCGCAACTATTGACAAATAAGTATATTTACTCACGACACGCTAATGGCGGGTACACCTGCCATTAGCGTGTCAGGTGGTCAAAGGCTGAAAGCACTGAAAAATAAGGATTCTTTGTTTCTGCTTATTCTTATCTCTAAGTGAAGGGGTCTGGGGAAGATCTTTCCCCAGGTAAATCAACTGTGGCGATAGCCACAACAATATCAAGCAGCCCCCCAAGGGGGCGGTTAGCGCGGGGGTAATGAAAATAATCCGCGACGATAGGAGCAACAATTGAGGAATCGCTCCGGGTGCAATTTGGGGGCAAATGCAGTCAGGATAAGTGTTTCACATCCCTAACTCCATGCCTCGACTCTGGCTAGGTTGAATCTGCTGCTGTCTGTGTTCAACAATTTTCGCCTTTAAGACCTCGTTCCAATCCTTTAGGTCTTGAGGTATAGCTAAGGAGATTCGAGCGCCTTCAGGGGCAATTTTGAGCAGTTCTAGAGTAAGTTTATCTCCAGCATCATCCCTATCCACAGCCAGGATAATTTCACCACCTTGAGCGTGGATCTTCTCAAAAGCTCCTTTGAGTAAGTCTTTCTGGAGTTCTGAAATACTTCCACCAGTGGCTAAGTACCGAGTCTTATCGTTGGGATAGATTTGGTGGTAGCTCAAACAGTCAATCGGACTCTCGCAGATGACCAGGCGGCTATCTGAGGGGAAGCTTCTGGAACACCACAAGCCTTTAGTCCCGCCGCTTGAGAAGCCCTTAAAGTCTTGATTGCGGATTTCATAGCCACACACTCCCTCGCGGTCTAGGTGAGGGAAGATAGCATTATTGCGGCGATCGCTGTAGATGGTTCTTTCAAATCTTTTCGCTGTTGCAGTCTGTTGGCTGATGCCTCTGGTTTTGAGATAGGGATGGTAAGCACTCTCGGAGAAGCTCTCAAATTCCACTAGTGTTTTATGTCGATCTCTTGTGACGGGTTTGGGTTGGGGAATTGATTCGTTAGCAGTTCTAGAAGTTGGGGAGTAACTGTTATTAATCCAAGGTCTGAGTTCTTTTCTGACTTCTCCTAAGTTGAAGTTTTTTCTCTTTTGAACAAAATCAATAATTGAACCGGAATCTCTATCGTCTCTAACTGAGTAATAGAAGTAATGATCGTCTGCTATATGTCGACCGATTAAGATTTTATCTCCGGCGTTATCTTTTAAGACAATACAGTTTTGACTCGTCTTATTTTTGTCTAGTTGATATCCTTGATGTTGGGCGTATTCAACTAGATTAATTTCAGTTTTGAATCTTTCTAGTTCTTGTTCTCGTTTCATCTTTAGTCTTGTAAGATGTTGCTGATGTCTTGATAAGCACTCTGCAATTGTTCGACTCTGTTGTTCAAGTTGTTGATTGATTGTTGTAAGGATTGAATTTGTGTCAGTAAGTTGTCTATTTGTTCGTTTTGTTGTTGTTTGTCCTGTTCGTATTGAGTGACAAAGTTGGATAAGGTTTGCAGTAGTTCTCGTTCGAGTTGGTTCATCTTCGTTGTCTAAAGCTTTAAGCAGGGTTTGTTCTTGCACTTCCAATCGGTTGGGTATTCGCTCTTGGGTGGGAGGATGATGAATCTCCCTTGGTCTGTTTGGTACAGTTCTATCCCCCAAGTCTTCTGGTTCAATTGGTTCAGAGCGTTCTGTTGAGTCTGTATCTGTTGGAGTTGGTTGGCTAAGGAGCGAGTCATCACCCAACTGCCGATGCAGGAACCTGCTAAGAGGCTCGTAACTATTAGTCCTGGTAGGAGGAGATACCACTTGTGTTGAGTCTCTATCTTCTGTTTCAGCAGTTGTGTATCGGCTGTGATGGTATTGAGTACGCTGTTGTATTCTTGCTGCAAGTTCTGTTTGAGTTTGTCTAATTCGGCTCTGTGAATCTGTTCTATCTTCGCTCTGTCGGCTGCTAGTTTCTGTTGTAAGTCTCTCTCCAAGTCGCCAAGATGCACTGTAGATTCCTCCTTTTAATCTGACCTTTTGACCGATATCTTCTCGATAAACGGTGAGATAGTCTTGTCCGGTTCTAGTAATCTCAAAGCCTGTTTGTTTGAGGGTTTGGATAATGTCTTCTCGGTTGTTAATGTGTCCGAGTTTGATGTTTTCTCCTAAGTAGTTAGTAATTACTTTGCGATAGTCTTCTCTGGTTTGAATGGGTTGACCTGATTCTGATAAGCGCAGGTTTTGAGCGTCGATGAGGGCGTGGTAACCAGGGTGATAGGTTCTGGCACGATTGGGGTCGTCGGGACTAGCCCATTGATGAGACTCATTACATTCGTCTCGCCAGGGGCGGAAGTAGTTATCCCAGCCTGGGGGTGCAATGTTTAAACTCTTACCTGTGGTCAGTTCGACTCTGGGTGTAATGAAGTGGAGTTCGACTCGATTACTATTTGTATGACAGTGTTTGATCCAAAGAATACTGTATTGGTCAGTTTGTAATCCAGCAAAGGCTGTTTGTTCAAAGGAGTCAATAATCGCTTGTTGTTCGGCAGGTGTGGGGTTATCTGTAGGTGCGAAACTAATCACACCACTGTTGTATTTATGTTTGAAATCTAGGGAATCGATTAAGTTAATTACTTGTTGGGGATCTCCGGCTAAGAGTTCCGGTTGGGGTTCTCGTTTGATGCC
The Merismopedia glauca CCAP 1448/3 genome window above contains:
- a CDS encoding replication/maintenance protein RepL, with translation MNIAVSTTEERLQRFIQLVDDRLSEEKDSKDKKKNKNFAQMYPKGFDRVIAIIEEYPLAAKLYMFLAKHIEPGTGAVVASQDLLADELNVSVRSVQRATKWLDENNVVLKIRLGAGSVYAYCIDPDEVWKSWNTNKKYAAFNTKTLARHQDNGDIKRRLQVMLKSKQPSDLENNS
- a CDS encoding toprim domain-containing protein — its product is MLLKFFNRGTGKGQTAVEYLLKETDTNGIKREPQPELLAGDPQQVINLIDSLDFKHKYNSGVISFAPTDNPTPAEQQAIIDSFEQTAFAGLQTDQYSILWIKHCHTNSNRVELHFITPRVELTTGKSLNIAPPGWDNYFRPWRDECNESHQWASPDDPNRARTYHPGYHALIDAQNLRLSESGQPIQTREDYRKVITNYLGENIKLGHINNREDIIQTLKQTGFEITRTGQDYLTVYREDIGQKVRLKGGIYSASWRLGERLTTETSSRQSEDRTDSQSRIRQTQTELAARIQQRTQYHHSRYTTAETEDRDSTQVVSPPTRTNSYEPLSRFLHRQLGDDSLLSQPTPTDTDSTERSEPIEPEDLGDRTVPNRPREIHHPPTQERIPNRLEVQEQTLLKALDNEDEPTRTRTTANLIQLCHSIRTGQTTTKRTNRQLTDTNSILTTINQQLEQQSRTIAECLSRHQQHLTRLKMKREQELERFKTEINLVEYAQHQGYQLDKNKTSQNCIVLKDNAGDKILIGRHIADDHYFYYSVRDDRDSGSIIDFVQKRKNFNLGEVRKELRPWINNSYSPTSRTANESIPQPKPVTRDRHKTLVEFESFSESAYHPYLKTRGISQQTATAKRFERTIYSDRRNNAIFPHLDREGVCGYEIRNQDFKGFSSGGTKGLWCSRSFPSDSRLVICESPIDCLSYHQIYPNDKTRYLATGGSISELQKDLLKGAFEKIHAQGGEIILAVDRDDAGDKLTLELLKIAPEGARISLAIPQDLKDWNEVLKAKIVEHRQQQIQPSQSRGMELGM